agaaaataaaaaccgttaATAAATGTTGCTTTGAGAAAAGGTTATCTTTAAGATTAGTTGGATAAATTTTAGATCCTTATTAGAGGCCTTATTGCTATAGTTTGTAACTgacatttttctaaattttaatttttttttttttaatttgtattcttgtaattattattaaagtagtTAATTCTAATTTATGTCAAAGTGTTTtgaattatttgtaatttatactTTCATGATTTCATTGTCAACAATTTAGTCATGTTTTTACAGTTATTTTATGCAACAGTGCACATGGCACCTGTCTGGacaaaaaatcaacaatttaaaaaaactttaaaatgattaCTGGTTGTACTTCTGTTCTcccaaatattttctttaacttaactattttaatattatttttaaaacttgtaatactatataaaaatttaaaagcattgaatctaaatttttttctttaaattttgattttcacatattctttttttttatacttatgaatcttattaaaatattattaataaacttgtcaaaaaaatttgaaagcaaaaagtttgtcagtttttgatttaatgtttttgatttatttaaccTATTTAAGATTACTACTCAGTTCAGCAATCatactgtaaataaaaatttgaaagcaatgaataaatatttgttaatatgtTTAGAATTAGTTTTTACTAACcaagtttattaattattccAAAACTACTTCCActgcttaatttttttgtgtgtgaaaAATCCTAAACTAATAAGTATCTTTCACTTTTCATGTTTTATCTACAAGTTTAGAAGTAAATATTATTCCTAATCTTTTTTTAGGTtagtaattattatattttatacaatacaAGTagacatcttttttaaaactgttttgtttataaatcaatatatatgGCTATTaggtattaaaatttaatattgagaACTTAATGTGTtaataccaacaaaaaaaagttaaaagaaaatctgGCATGCCATCTATTATATCTCAGGTAACTtatgactttttattattaaaatgtttttagtatacctaaataaatattgtaatttatatgtattgtttttCAGCTAGTTAGTTTTTTGCAttatatgataaattaaaactagtatgaagtaaataaaataataatagtggAAATCAAAAGTGTTTATTAAGCTTTTGTATAACAAACATTTTGCAACCGTTTAATAAGTTACAAAAAGTGTGGCAGGTGAAGGTAAAGACTGGTGCTTcagttttaattgtaatttgaCAATTGATAGCACAGctcaatgaaaaaaaactaaataacttttaacCTATTTGTTCTCATtgtatttgcaatatatttgcTGTTGTTCTCATtgtatttgcaatatatttgcTGTTGTTCTCATtgtatttgcaatatatttgctgttgaagattttaaaaactacagtttctgtttcttttatattagttaaacatgaacaattaaaagttatattttactttagtaattttaagataataataattttaaaatattttcgtatgaataatgtttataattttaaaacatgttcatatgatttatattgataattttaaagtatgttcatatgatttattttgatcattttaaaacatgttcATATGATTTATATTGATAGTTTTAGAACATGTTCATATGATATATgttgatcattttaaaacatgttcATATGATTTATgttgatcattttaaaacatgttcATATCATTTATgttgataattttaaagtatgttcatatgatttattttgatcattttaaaacatgttcATATGATTTATGTTGATAATTTTAAAGCATGTTCATATGTGTACAATTTGAGTAAAGTACTCAGCAAGAGTTGTCAAAGAAACAACAACATTGCAATAATTATTAGCAGTAAACAACTTGTGTTTGTGTTTTAATTCACAAGTCATTTCAAGTTGTTACAGAAGAACATTCATGCTCAAGATTGGGTGtatgttctaagcaatcaaaaagtagTGACTTTGTGTTTCAggataaattatatatttgtgtcaTCAACAAATAAAGTCACTTAAAAGTAAGATTGTCagaaagatcattaatataaattgacAAAACTGGACCAATTATGTAATGTTACATATGATAACTTTAACACTGCGATTAATAATGactcaataattttaaaacaaaagaaagatGATTGAGTAAAGCAGAGCTAAATTGTGCTTTAGTTTAGAATAGTCATATGATTCAAGCCTTTTTGGTTTTTTCTAATtgatactaataataaataatatttaataatgataaataatattttaggtacttttttatatttttaaaaatcataaaatttcacttaatCATAGATATTGAACGACACAATAAGCAAGTTGCCTTGCTATGTTTGTTTTGTTGCCTTACTAATTTTTAGAGCTTTACCCTCATTAAGAAGAAGAGTTGCATAACCACTTTCAAGGAGGCACAAGCTAACCCTCATGATATTCAACCAAGAACTTTAAAGCAGAGGGTATTTTAAGTCAGAATTAGCTTTGCCtaagaaaagtaaaatactACACAAGAAAATATACGACATCAGAGTCTTGTGCATACTCAGTAATTTTCAATTTGAATTgtcgttttatatttatttagatccAAATCTACTGGTTCTAGTTAACTGTTGAATAATTatgattttatactattttttgaaagtttccTTTTATAATGTGAGATACTTCCAACGCTGTATAATATTTCATACTGTCTTTTTGTACATAACAAAAGTTGTTTCTGTTTgatataaatttcttataaattggTTTTGCCTGAAGATCAATGGATGAAGATCAATGGATGAAGATCAATGGATGGAACAGAAAATGAAGCAAAAGTAAAAGCAAAGAAGAATTTCAAATTTGATTAACAAACTTAACATTTATCTAGACACACCAAGATATAAGTGGTATTAAGTGGTAgaaaaagtaatacaaaaaatgttgcaaaaaaaagattcaaaactcttaaactttaaatatcgGTTTTGtgcttattcaaaaattaaaaaaaaattaagttaaatttttttaaatcaatatccAATCAAGTTTAATGACtaattctttaaatgtttttataaatggtgtcttaagtcatttttattgGGTATCCTATGAACTTTTCGACTAAAGAAACACATTatcaaactatataaaaatctaaaaccaaTATACAAGCCAATAAAAATGTAAGACTTGACATTAAAAGAGAGGAAGAAAAATTATGAACCCATAAGAACCACATTCATCGCATGgcatatttaaagatttattttgatataaataatatatgaaaaatataagttGCTACATATCTGAAAACaggtttaaaatagtttcaaaaagtCAAGATGCAAAAAACtagaattattttgaaaaaaaaacgattttatcAACACCCAAATTGCGTaggaaaacatatttttatttgtgtcaAAAATTTGCTGGTATTAGCAAATTTACAAAACTGCAATTgcttgaataaatattttatttgtaattccTTTCAGAGTAATTTTGAGTAATTAATCGAACttgatttttgactttttttattttaggtaaaatgtacccaaaataaaaaaatttattttgtaaaatagaaatgtatatttttgacattaaaaaatccgcaaattattttaaacacgtTGCTTccaaaatactttgttttctgttcgtggttaattaattagttatttcAGTGGTTATTTTCAGTACATGTTTATCTCAGTACATTAATTTTTACTCTGTACTTTAGATAGAGTTTCACGAAGAGAGATTAGAACATTGTGAACATCGACTTGACGATATTCGAGTAACGTTGAGAAAGAAAGATATTTTGGATGCGGACAGGtaatcttgtttttatatttaattgtgaTGTAATATAATGCAATACGCAATCATGATTTGTATGGCTTTTTCTTTTTAGGTCTCATTTATTTCTCGAAAGAGATCAGCTGACTTTGGCTATTTCTAATCATAGTTAATATTCATTTTTCTCTtcttcctttcttttttttttaatttttatgttataattttataactgtATGAGATTATGCATGGCCTATTAAGTTGCACGGCCTGATTTGTCGCATTTTCTGTATAAAATTATAAGGCCAGTTTTTTTTACGgcttaataataaaagcttGAGTTCTTGGTTAAGATTCGTGTTTgcactataaatgttttatttcttattttattaaaattgttaaataatagttagattttctaTGAGTAATTACTTTATGTTTCGCTGGATTTTTCGCTAACTGATTTCCTGCTTCAATTTATTCCAATAACACAGATTACTTAAAGaggctttcagatagctatatcaacATATATCAACATGCTGCTAAAAATAACCTTACATGTTGCTAAAACTACCCACAACTctccattggaaataatttaaaggtttttaattttgtattaattataatgaCAATTATTAGGAAT
The nucleotide sequence above comes from Hydra vulgaris chromosome 09, alternate assembly HydraT2T_AEP. Encoded proteins:
- the LOC136084721 gene encoding coiled-coil domain-containing protein 167-like isoform X2, coding for MPSIISQIEFHEERLEHCEHRLDDIRVTLRKKDILDADRSHLFLERDQLTLAISNHKITLKSLRHENRRSMMVSVAVVTIIALVYLFAIS